The Mesorhizobium loti genome includes a region encoding these proteins:
- the pncA gene encoding bifunctional nicotinamidase/pyrazinamidase, protein MADEALVVIDLQNDFCPGGALAVAGGDEIVPLVNDLIRRTDHVVLTQDWHPAGHSSFASSHPGAQPFTMIEMPYGQQTLWPDHCIQGSLGSDFHSGLAWTKAELVIRKGFRPDIDSYSAFFENDRATQTGLAGYLRERGIDTLTLVGLATDFCVGFSALDAISQGFKTTVRLDACRGIDLNGSLEAMLQRMRDAGVTLEDHLSD, encoded by the coding sequence ATGGCCGACGAAGCGCTTGTTGTCATCGACCTGCAGAACGACTTTTGTCCCGGCGGCGCGCTGGCGGTTGCCGGCGGCGACGAGATCGTGCCGCTGGTCAACGACCTGATCCGGCGAACCGACCATGTCGTGCTGACGCAGGACTGGCATCCCGCCGGTCATTCCAGCTTTGCCTCCAGCCATCCGGGCGCGCAGCCCTTCACCATGATCGAAATGCCCTATGGCCAGCAGACGCTGTGGCCGGACCATTGCATCCAGGGCAGCCTCGGCTCGGATTTCCATTCCGGCCTCGCCTGGACCAAGGCCGAGCTCGTTATCCGCAAGGGATTTCGGCCTGATATCGACAGCTACTCGGCCTTCTTCGAGAATGACCGCGCGACGCAGACCGGCCTTGCAGGCTACCTCCGGGAACGCGGCATCGACACGCTGACCCTGGTCGGCCTGGCGACCGATTTCTGCGTCGGCTTCTCGGCGCTGGATGCTATCAGCCAGGGTTTCAAAACCACCGTGCGGCTCGATGCCTGCCGCGGCATAGATCTCAACGGCTCGCTCGAGGCCATGCTGCAGCGCATGCGCGACGCCGGCGTGACGCTCGAAGACCATTTGTCGGACTGA
- a CDS encoding xanthine dehydrogenase family protein subunit M codes for MIRYAKPTSVDEALALLGEGAWRILAGGTDFYPAQGSKPFRDNVLDINGLVSLRGIAETNDHFVIGARTTWTDVIRHPLPPAFDALKQAAREVGSVQIQNVASVAGNLCNASPAADGVPALLVLDAEVELRSVAATRHLPLQDFILGNRRTALLPGEMVTAIRVPKPSGTSAFVKLGARRYLVISIAMVAARLVVEDGLVRQAAVAAGSCSVVAKRLGGVEAALHGLPVDDGLADAALAAPMAELSPIADVRGSAEYRLDAVREIVARAVLAAVGRTTGDEVAAA; via the coding sequence GTGATCCGTTACGCGAAACCCACCTCGGTCGACGAAGCGCTCGCTTTGCTTGGCGAGGGCGCCTGGCGTATCCTTGCCGGCGGCACCGATTTCTATCCGGCACAGGGCAGCAAACCCTTCCGCGACAATGTTCTCGACATCAACGGCCTGGTTTCGCTGCGCGGCATTGCCGAGACGAACGACCACTTTGTCATCGGCGCGCGCACAACCTGGACCGATGTCATCCGCCATCCCTTGCCGCCGGCCTTCGATGCGCTGAAACAGGCGGCGCGCGAGGTTGGCTCGGTGCAGATCCAGAACGTCGCCTCGGTCGCCGGCAATCTCTGCAACGCGTCGCCTGCCGCCGACGGCGTGCCGGCCCTGCTCGTCCTCGATGCCGAGGTCGAGTTGCGCTCCGTGGCAGCGACACGGCATCTGCCGTTGCAGGACTTCATTCTCGGCAACCGCCGCACGGCTCTGCTGCCCGGTGAGATGGTGACGGCCATCCGCGTGCCGAAGCCCAGCGGCACATCCGCTTTCGTCAAGCTCGGCGCCCGGCGCTATCTCGTCATTTCCATTGCCATGGTGGCGGCGCGTCTGGTCGTCGAAGATGGCCTTGTCCGGCAAGCGGCGGTTGCCGCCGGCTCCTGTTCGGTGGTGGCCAAGCGGCTGGGCGGCGTCGAAGCCGCGCTGCACGGGCTGCCGGTGGACGACGGACTTGCCGATGCGGCCCTGGCCGCGCCGATGGCTGAACTGTCGCCGATCGCCGACGTGCGCGGCAGCGCCGAATACCGGCTCGATGCGGTGCGCGAGATTGTCGCCCGCGCCGTGCTTGCGGCTGTGGGGCGGACGACTGGTGACGAGGTGGCGGCGGCATGA
- a CDS encoding sodium:proton antiporter, which translates to MLFPAQAFAAEDHALPGAAMSLWWGLPFAGLLLSIATGPLLFHHVWEHHYGKITALWAALVIVPLALAFGVPMATEAVLHALLTEYMSFIILLFALYTISGGILLSGNIHGTPLVNAGLLLVGAVLASVIGTTGASMILIRPILRANDARPFNAHVVIFFIFLVSNIGGSLTPLGDPPLFVGFLRGVDFFWTTANLYRETLFVGGVVLAVFLGIDIILHRREAGAPKIKDPTPDKTVRLRGLANLPLLAGVIGAILLSAAWKPGVSFSVFGVSLELQNLVRDVIILALALLSLPLSYKSHREANGFNWGPITEVAKLFAGIFICIVPVIAILRASHEGALAPLVSLVSSPSGQPNDLAYFWLTGALSSFLDNAPTYLVFFELAGGDPRHLMTEFASTLAAISAGAVFMGANTYIGNAPNFMVYAIARHRGVKMPGFFGYMAWSGLVLIPTFLVAGFLFFG; encoded by the coding sequence ATGTTGTTTCCGGCACAGGCTTTCGCCGCCGAAGACCACGCTCTGCCCGGCGCGGCGATGTCGCTGTGGTGGGGGCTGCCCTTCGCCGGGCTGCTGCTGTCGATCGCCACCGGTCCGCTGCTCTTCCACCATGTCTGGGAGCATCACTACGGCAAGATCACGGCTCTGTGGGCGGCGCTGGTGATCGTGCCGCTGGCGCTTGCCTTCGGTGTCCCCATGGCGACCGAAGCGGTGCTGCATGCGCTGCTCACCGAATACATGTCGTTCATCATCCTGCTGTTTGCGCTCTACACGATTTCAGGCGGAATCCTACTTTCCGGCAACATCCACGGCACGCCGCTGGTCAATGCCGGGCTGCTGCTGGTCGGCGCTGTGCTCGCCTCGGTCATCGGCACGACCGGCGCCTCGATGATCCTGATCCGGCCGATCCTGCGCGCCAATGACGCCAGGCCGTTCAACGCCCATGTCGTGATCTTCTTCATCTTCCTGGTTTCCAACATCGGCGGCTCGCTGACGCCCTTGGGCGACCCGCCGCTGTTCGTCGGCTTCCTGCGCGGTGTCGACTTCTTCTGGACGACCGCCAACCTCTACCGCGAGACGCTCTTCGTCGGTGGCGTCGTGCTGGCCGTCTTCCTGGGCATCGATATCATCCTGCACCGGCGCGAGGCTGGCGCGCCGAAGATCAAGGATCCGACGCCGGACAAGACGGTGCGCCTGCGCGGCCTGGCCAACCTTCCGCTGCTGGCGGGTGTGATCGGCGCCATCTTGCTGTCGGCGGCCTGGAAGCCGGGCGTCAGCTTTTCCGTGTTCGGCGTCAGTCTCGAACTGCAGAATCTGGTGCGCGACGTCATCATCCTGGCGCTGGCCCTGCTGTCGCTTCCGCTCTCCTACAAGAGCCACCGGGAAGCCAACGGCTTCAACTGGGGGCCGATAACGGAGGTGGCCAAATTGTTTGCCGGCATCTTCATCTGCATCGTGCCGGTCATCGCCATCCTCAGGGCAAGCCATGAGGGGGCACTGGCGCCGCTGGTGTCGCTTGTCAGTTCGCCCTCGGGCCAGCCCAACGATCTCGCCTATTTCTGGCTGACCGGGGCGCTGTCGTCCTTCCTCGACAATGCGCCGACCTATCTGGTGTTCTTCGAGCTTGCCGGCGGCGACCCCCGGCACCTGATGACGGAATTCGCTTCGACCCTGGCGGCGATCTCCGCAGGCGCGGTGTTCATGGGCGCCAACACCTATATCGGCAATGCGCCGAACTTCATGGTCTATGCCATAGCCCGACATCGCGGCGTGAAGATGCCGGGCTTTTTCGGCTATATGGCATGGTCGGGCCTGGTGCTGATCCCGACGTTTCTGGTGGCGGGTTTTCTGTTCTTTGGGTGA